From one Streptomyces sp. SCSIO 30461 genomic stretch:
- a CDS encoding GntR family transcriptional regulator, which translates to MTAFAPDSLVLNRKLPLWYQVSQSLRASILGRGPHDPLRLPTEEQLAEHYGVSVLTMRQALKELEAEGLISRHRRRGTFIEPGARRGAPRRLLGSIDAIVAQQSGELTTVIGHGTAAVPGDLAEFFTDVDEVVTYRRLRRDGDSGEPTNWAENAVRPDIAAVLDVGDLERWPMTKVLRDVIGVRISRITDTVEARLADPETAELLQVPLLSPILHYTGVTYDDEGRVVDVARIRYRGDRFSFSVTVEAE; encoded by the coding sequence GTGACCGCGTTCGCCCCGGACTCGCTCGTCCTGAACCGCAAACTGCCGCTGTGGTACCAGGTCTCGCAGTCGCTGCGTGCCTCGATACTGGGGCGCGGGCCGCACGACCCACTGCGTCTTCCCACCGAGGAGCAGCTCGCCGAGCACTACGGGGTGAGCGTGCTGACCATGCGGCAGGCGCTGAAGGAGCTGGAAGCCGAGGGGCTGATCAGCAGGCACCGAAGGCGCGGCACATTCATCGAACCGGGAGCACGGCGCGGCGCACCACGGCGGCTGCTGGGCTCGATCGACGCGATCGTGGCCCAGCAGTCGGGCGAGCTGACCACGGTCATCGGGCACGGCACCGCCGCCGTGCCCGGTGACCTCGCCGAGTTCTTCACGGACGTGGACGAGGTCGTGACGTACCGCAGACTCCGCCGGGACGGGGACAGCGGCGAGCCCACGAACTGGGCGGAGAACGCGGTGCGGCCGGACATCGCGGCGGTACTCGACGTCGGGGACCTCGAACGATGGCCGATGACGAAGGTGCTGAGAGACGTCATCGGGGTAAGGATCAGCCGGATCACGGACACGGTGGAGGCGAGGCTCGCCGACCCGGAGACCGCCGAGCTGCTCCAGGTACCGCTGCTGTCGCCGATCCTGCACTACACCGGGGTGACCTACGACGACGAGGGGCGGGTGGTGGATGTGGCGCGCATCCGGTATCGGGGGGACCGGTTCTCGTTCTCGGTGACCGTCGAGGCGGAGTGA
- a CDS encoding type ISP restriction/modification enzyme produces the protein MLLDDLMPWSTGPLRLGRDWVIAPDTGTLRARWDMLVSADEGRRRTLFGETRARTLHSAVAALPGQSAGTAWFAGEGGACPDPVRIVHGPFDRQWIIPDHRLIDIARPELWRVADERQLFVQEPGRVPGVTDPALLVSADLPDGRSPAGRPGRIRPLYRRLGGTEPNLAMGVLPALSARYARTVGAEEVLAWAVATAQPSASPARGYEVPFSPDPELWADGVRVGRQLVRIQLRGARGTERPRLPGGRRPYVRASLPARPEAIAYDADEEALLIGTGRISPVPAEAWDYAVSGVRVLEHWFERRTAEAEPGTLAAIGPGAWPQEWTSELLELITVLALLGGLESERRTLSRAVAATGSVDLELAPASEAARRPASVLDHHEEGPAGQVALI, from the coding sequence ATGCTGCTGGACGATCTGATGCCCTGGTCCACCGGACCGCTCAGGCTGGGCCGGGACTGGGTGATCGCCCCGGACACCGGAACGTTGCGGGCCCGCTGGGACATGCTGGTCAGCGCCGACGAGGGGCGACGGCGAACCCTCTTCGGGGAGACACGGGCGCGGACGCTGCACAGCGCCGTCGCCGCCCTGCCAGGGCAGTCCGCCGGGACCGCGTGGTTCGCCGGGGAAGGCGGAGCCTGCCCCGATCCGGTCCGGATCGTGCACGGGCCCTTCGACCGGCAGTGGATCATTCCCGACCACCGTCTCATCGACATCGCCCGCCCGGAGCTGTGGCGGGTCGCCGACGAGCGGCAGCTCTTCGTCCAGGAGCCGGGGCGGGTCCCCGGAGTCACCGATCCGGCGCTGCTGGTGTCCGCGGACCTGCCCGACGGCCGCTCCCCTGCCGGGCGGCCCGGCAGGATACGCCCGCTGTACCGTCGGCTCGGCGGGACCGAGCCCAATCTCGCCATGGGGGTGCTGCCTGCCCTGTCCGCGCGCTATGCCCGGACGGTGGGCGCCGAGGAGGTCCTCGCCTGGGCGGTGGCGACGGCACAGCCATCCGCCTCGCCGGCCCGTGGTTACGAGGTGCCGTTCTCACCGGATCCCGAGCTGTGGGCGGATGGCGTCCGGGTGGGGCGGCAGCTGGTCCGGATCCAGCTCAGGGGCGCCCGCGGCACCGAACGGCCCCGGCTCCCCGGAGGCCGTCGGCCCTATGTACGGGCATCACTCCCGGCGCGCCCCGAGGCCATCGCGTACGACGCGGACGAGGAGGCCCTGCTGATCGGCACGGGGCGGATCTCCCCCGTGCCCGCCGAGGCGTGGGACTACGCGGTGTCCGGAGTCAGGGTGCTGGAGCACTGGTTCGAACGGCGTACCGCCGAGGCCGAACCCGGCACCCTCGCGGCGATCGGCCCCGGCGCCTGGCCTCAGGAATGGACGTCGGAGCTGCTCGAACTCATCACCGTACTGGCGCTGCTCGGCGGATTGGAGAGCGAGCGGCGCACCCTGTCCCGGGCTGTCGCCGCGACCGGCTCGGTCGATCTGGAACTCGCGCCCGCGTCGGAGGCCGCACGGAGGCCCGCGTCGGTGCTCGACCACCACGAGGAGGGCCCCGCCGGGCAGGTCGCGCTGATCTGA